In Candidatus Epulonipiscium viviparus, one DNA window encodes the following:
- a CDS encoding putative glycoside hydrolase: MKKKLTSPAQYSYYTYRNKKNHKKKLTMLATIFTFLLMSYAFLAYDETHKTPSADLQKFFSIENIGDFEQNSLSFDIHKDSPNIKGLYVPAHKTYNIDELIQLANATEINSFVIDVKDDMGYLTFSSNNPALLAAKSVRKSPKIPDINALMDALYKNNIYPIARIVTFKDNIVDTNFPERMVLDHDGNVYETKGKETWLNPYNIENWEYILEVCKEAIRVGFKEIQFDYIRFHESMTSTRVNLPDDISRTEIINEFLDYMVENLEPYGVRVSADVFGTIITSKIDAQVLGQDYKSFVQRLDAVYPMIYPSHYANGSFGQKNPDLNPYEIILGALKASNEVIRQIPLEERKAQIIPYLQDFTATWVTPHQDYTAKQLQQQMQAVYDSILNDWVFWNGAASYTTDAFIEE; encoded by the coding sequence ATGAAGAAAAAACTTACTTCTCCTGCACAGTATAGTTACTACACGTACAGGAACAAGAAAAACCACAAAAAAAAACTTACGATGCTTGCTACAATATTTACATTTTTATTAATGAGTTATGCTTTTCTAGCCTATGACGAAACCCACAAAACCCCTAGTGCTGATTTGCAAAAATTTTTTTCAATTGAAAATATTGGAGACTTTGAACAAAACTCTCTTAGTTTTGACATTCACAAAGACTCACCAAATATAAAAGGACTCTATGTTCCCGCTCACAAAACATATAATATAGATGAACTTATACAACTCGCAAATGCAACAGAAATAAATAGCTTTGTAATCGATGTTAAAGATGACATGGGATACCTTACTTTTTCTAGCAACAACCCTGCGTTACTAGCGGCAAAAAGTGTGCGTAAATCTCCAAAAATTCCTGATATTAATGCTCTAATGGATGCGTTATATAAAAATAATATTTATCCAATCGCAAGAATCGTAACCTTTAAAGACAATATTGTCGACACCAATTTTCCCGAGAGAATGGTTCTAGATCACGATGGCAATGTTTATGAAACTAAAGGAAAAGAAACTTGGTTAAATCCGTATAATATAGAAAATTGGGAATATATTTTAGAAGTATGCAAAGAAGCAATTCGTGTTGGATTTAAAGAGATTCAGTTTGACTATATTCGTTTTCATGAATCTATGACATCGACTCGGGTAAACTTACCTGACGATATTTCTAGAACCGAGATTATCAATGAGTTTTTAGACTATATGGTAGAAAATTTGGAGCCCTATGGGGTACGCGTTAGTGCCGATGTTTTTGGAACCATTATTACTAGTAAAATCGACGCACAAGTTTTAGGACAAGATTACAAATCGTTTGTCCAACGCCTAGATGCTGTCTATCCTATGATTTATCCTTCTCACTACGCTAACGGTTCATTTGGTCAAAAAAATCCAGACTTAAACCCATACGAAATAATTTTAGGTGCCTTAAAAGCATCCAATGAGGTTATTAGACAAATTCCTCTCGAAGAACGAAAAGCACAAATTATACCTTATCTCCAAGACTTTACTGCTACTTGGGTAACTCCGCATCAAGACTATACTGCAAAACAACTTCAGCAGCAGATGCAAGCGGTATATGATTCTATTCTAAACGACTGGGTTTTTTGGAATGGTGCTGCTAGCTATACAACAGACGCATTTATAGAAGAATAA
- a CDS encoding CheR family methyltransferase, giving the protein MDYNHFVTEFYTFSKIDLNSYKEGQMKRRIDSHIKKSGISDYREFLTLLKTNPKAYETFLGYLTINVSEFFRDPRQWATLEKDILPGIINVTKTFNVWSAACSTGDEPYTLAILLTKLIPSQKFKIIATDIDKDILAKAKTGIYPDKQVINLPADYKSKYFKKTTEGYIISDDIKRKIDFRQHNLLKDPYPSDIDLIVCRNVLIYFTEQAKADIYTKFSKSLSSTGILFVGSTEQIINAHDFGLKSKKLFFYSKA; this is encoded by the coding sequence ATGGATTATAATCATTTTGTGACAGAGTTTTATACATTTTCTAAAATTGATTTAAATTCCTATAAGGAAGGACAGATGAAAAGACGCATTGATTCACATATAAAGAAGTCTGGTATTTCAGATTATCGAGAATTTTTAACACTTTTAAAAACTAACCCTAAAGCTTATGAAACGTTTTTGGGATATTTAACCATAAATGTTTCCGAATTTTTTAGAGATCCTAGACAATGGGCTACTTTAGAAAAAGATATTTTACCTGGAATTATAAATGTTACCAAAACATTTAATGTATGGAGTGCTGCGTGTTCCACAGGCGACGAACCTTATACTCTTGCAATATTACTGACCAAGTTAATCCCAAGCCAAAAATTCAAAATTATTGCAACAGATATCGATAAAGATATTTTAGCAAAAGCAAAAACTGGAATATATCCTGATAAACAAGTTATAAATCTTCCAGCAGACTATAAGTCTAAATACTTCAAAAAAACTACAGAAGGCTATATAATCAGTGATGATATAAAAAGAAAAATTGATTTTAGACAGCATAATCTACTCAAAGATCCTTATCCTTCTGATATTGATTTGATTGTGTGCAGAAATGTTTTAATTTATTTCACAGAACAAGCAAAGGCAGATATTTATACCAAGTTTAGCAAATCATTATCTTCAACAGGAATATTATTTGTAGGTAGCACCGAACAAATCATTAACGCTCATGATTTTGGCCTCAAATCCAAAAAATTATTCTTCTATAGCAAAGCATAA
- the ispH gene encoding 4-hydroxy-3-methylbut-2-enyl diphosphate reductase, producing MIKLAKSAGFCFGVERAVNLAYSNASLSNIFTFGPIIHNDFVTNDLKLKGVEIAYELTPRIKNVIIRSHGVGENIYKQADHLGINIIDATCPYVKKIHNLVKQHIILGQSIIIIGDKLHPEIIGINGWTNDNAIIIKDEFDSNIPLLDNTKSYFVVAQTTYKQEVVNRIIQLLEENHITFNYVHTICSTTTKRQQEARSLAKNVDTMIIVGGRNSSNTKKLFEICLSECKNSLCIENASELAKIKFNKDSDIGITAGASTPKYIIDDVISYINNTIKGEISNGL from the coding sequence TTGATTAAGTTAGCAAAAAGCGCAGGATTTTGTTTTGGAGTAGAAAGGGCCGTCAATCTTGCTTATTCTAATGCCTCTCTTTCAAATATTTTCACATTTGGTCCTATAATCCATAATGATTTCGTCACCAACGATTTAAAACTCAAAGGAGTAGAAATAGCATATGAGCTTACTCCGCGCATCAAAAACGTAATAATTCGCTCACATGGTGTGGGAGAAAATATCTATAAACAAGCAGATCATTTGGGTATAAATATTATTGATGCTACTTGTCCATATGTCAAAAAAATCCATAATTTGGTAAAACAGCACATAATATTAGGGCAATCTATTATTATAATTGGAGATAAATTGCATCCAGAAATAATAGGAATCAATGGATGGACAAATGATAACGCCATCATAATCAAAGATGAATTTGATTCTAACATACCCTTACTTGACAATACAAAAAGTTATTTTGTTGTTGCACAAACCACATATAAACAAGAAGTGGTCAATAGAATAATACAACTACTAGAAGAGAATCACATTACATTTAACTATGTTCATACTATTTGTTCCACAACAACCAAACGTCAGCAAGAGGCACGTAGTTTGGCCAAAAATGTGGACACTATGATTATAGTAGGCGGTCGAAACAGTTCTAATACAAAAAAATTATTCGAAATCTGCCTTAGTGAATGCAAAAATTCTTTGTGCATTGAAAACGCTTCAGAGCTTGCTAAAATCAAATTTAATAAAGATAGTGACATAGGTATAACTGCAGGAGCTTCTACTCCTAAATATATTATAGATGACGTTATATCCTATATAAATAATACAATAAAAGGGGAGATTAGTAATGGATTATAA
- the cmk gene encoding (d)CMP kinase: MIIAIDGPAGAGKSTIAKEIAQKLGWVYIDTGAMYRAVALCILSQGIDLADTNTITAALANIQIKISHINKNQHIFLNKEDVTNKIRTSEISNAASTIAAISAVRDNLVQLQRTLAHTTNVVMDGRDIGSVVFPNADLKIFLTASLAERTNRRFKEQTENGKIVEWNKIFSEIELRDKADCSRVDSPLIQAEDAILVDTSNLTADMVVDHILQLAKDKVGVQFD, translated from the coding sequence ATGATAATAGCAATTGATGGACCAGCAGGTGCTGGAAAAAGTACTATCGCAAAAGAGATAGCTCAAAAACTTGGATGGGTTTACATCGATACCGGTGCCATGTATAGAGCAGTAGCATTATGTATTCTCAGTCAAGGTATTGACTTAGCCGATACAAATACTATTACAGCGGCTTTAGCAAATATACAAATAAAAATATCACATATTAATAAAAATCAGCACATATTTCTTAATAAGGAAGATGTTACCAATAAAATTCGTACCAGTGAGATTTCTAATGCAGCTTCTACTATTGCGGCAATTTCTGCTGTCCGAGATAACTTGGTTCAGTTGCAGCGAACTCTTGCTCATACAACCAACGTTGTAATGGATGGCCGCGATATCGGCAGTGTAGTTTTCCCCAATGCTGATTTGAAAATCTTTTTAACTGCCTCACTTGCGGAAAGAACAAATAGACGATTTAAAGAACAAACAGAAAACGGAAAAATCGTTGAATGGAATAAAATTTTTTCTGAAATTGAATTGAGAGATAAGGCTGATTGTAGCAGAGTTGATTCGCCTCTTATTCAAGCTGAAGATGCCATACTTGTAGATACCTCCAATTTAACTGCAGATATGGTTGTAGATCATATTTTACAACTTGCCAAGGATAAAGTAGGTGTTCAATTTGATTAA
- a CDS encoding MurR/RpiR family transcriptional regulator, which yields MKQYELIQRIKSSQSRMSKGQRLIANYIINHYEKAVYLTAAKLGQIVGVSESTVVRFATELGYDGYPKFQAALVELVKSKLTAMQRIEVTHNRIDQNHVLKSVLQIDEEKIRHTAAHINEETFDGAITAILNAKTIYILGVRSCAGLATFLHFYLNIMFENVKVVNTNSISEIFEVIHRINTNDVIIGISFPRYSKRVYRSLEFAKGNGATIIGITDSVTAPIAEFSDYCLVAKSEMISFVDSLVAPLSIINALIVALSLKIKDSLEHSLDSLEKIWVEYEVYDDTKDFFRENYDNTII from the coding sequence ATGAAGCAATACGAATTAATACAACGAATAAAGTCTTCTCAATCGAGAATGAGTAAAGGCCAAAGATTAATTGCAAACTATATCATTAATCATTATGAAAAAGCTGTTTATTTGACTGCTGCTAAATTGGGGCAAATTGTAGGGGTCAGTGAATCTACAGTGGTTAGATTTGCCACAGAACTTGGATATGACGGCTACCCTAAGTTTCAAGCTGCATTAGTAGAGTTAGTTAAAAGTAAATTGACCGCTATGCAAAGAATAGAAGTCACACATAATAGAATTGATCAAAATCACGTATTAAAAAGCGTGTTACAAATCGATGAAGAAAAAATCCGCCATACTGCTGCCCATATTAATGAAGAGACATTTGATGGTGCCATAACAGCGATATTAAATGCAAAAACAATTTATATTTTGGGAGTACGAAGCTGCGCTGGCCTTGCTACATTTTTACACTTTTACCTTAATATAATGTTTGAAAATGTTAAAGTTGTAAATACCAATAGTATCAGCGAAATTTTTGAAGTCATTCATAGAATTAATACAAACGATGTTATAATTGGAATAAGCTTCCCAAGATATTCCAAGCGTGTTTATCGATCTTTGGAATTTGCAAAGGGAAACGGTGCTACTATAATTGGAATCACCGATTCTGTTACTGCACCTATCGCGGAATTTTCAGATTATTGCCTTGTTGCAAAAAGTGAGATGATCTCTTTTGTTGACTCACTTGTGGCTCCTTTAAGCATCATCAATGCTCTAATTGTTGCGCTTAGTCTCAAAATTAAGGATTCGCTAGAACACAGTCTCGATAGTTTAGAAAAAATTTGGGTAGAATACGAAGTTTATGATGATACCAAGGATTTTTTTAGAGAGAATTATGACAATACAATTATCTAG
- the addA gene encoding helicase-exonuclease AddAB subunit AddA, protein MGFTTEQQLAIDLQDKNILVSAAAGSGKTAVLTERVIKRVLNTGKNRVNIDRFLIVTFTNAAASEMKERIEIKLGDALSTAADGEEVDYLQKQLGLLGKASISTIHSFCGKLIRTHFNELGLEPNMRTCTEQEATLLQNLAVTDILTAAFEEESDAFYQLCDAYGSVNGMDAIASMILQIYKFTQSTVFPQKWLAQQVATLEAGDNAAFEASLAADLRLELESIQTLLERALVIAKKPNGPLHYADSIGFNLQNLSKMDLSSFANIVSALANCNIAALSRKRPACDLSLKDAAKSLSSTATSRLKYLQDNYAILADPTVISKTASISTIFKELARLVTTFETRYAEKKQDLGVLDFNDLEHYAIKLLVTESDGALAPTTVAKELGKYYSEIYIDEYQDVNDVQETILSAIATNGATRFMVGDIKQSIYKFRLSNPKIFLDKYNRFQQFSPTAAADIRIDLSHNFRSRAIILDAANEIFERLMRPAVGDLIYDQAQRLYAGREYATFDETAKQCELHLLELSTLDADDAEEPSNKAELEAAMIAKIVKDILDGNSNPKIVYDKDLDIYRAVEPRDIAILVRAKAVSTAFENALYKVGVDAYAEISKSFFEATEVELMINFLKIIDNINQDIPFLSVLHSSLLGLDFDELSEIRTYADGSFYNACVAYKQLHPHSKLADFFTEIEGFRKLSKMVPVSELIDQVFLQTGYLGYVSMLDHGAIRSANLRILKQTAIDFEQNTKVGLFNFLIFLEQLRNDEASIQQAKSAVDQNNTVKIMSIHKSKGLEFPIVILANAHKRFNQMETYQPILLHNQLGLGAQFRDMEKYVDYTTLPYLAIKNKIFNENISEEIRILYVALTRAKEKLIVTAVTNSFDSLLSNALLHATEHIDSIFIRNQNSYLNWIILALAHHPYTLTESVANFNAGTMGQWIIKQYSRLSFADADADFVEPPSSNEVIQDIFDLIATDTSSNSLKDEIFAKLDYEYRHILDTTLPQKISVSELKTKMSDSISSAPYSSNIPKFIASSSYDGLSHGNIIHAVFQHLDYLKYTDHTSIRQNIESMIAQNKLAKNTLAIANIDRLVSFANSAIINRMRKAAFSFKEQPFLYQLPQSEGRSLISGIVDAYFEENGKIIIIDYKTDSTKAHTKIEIVDRYRLQIQWYSEALQNITHKVVTERYLYLYSIDEFVAL, encoded by the coding sequence ATGGGATTTACTACTGAACAGCAATTGGCAATAGATTTGCAGGACAAAAACATTTTGGTTTCTGCCGCAGCTGGGTCTGGCAAAACTGCAGTTCTCACGGAAAGGGTAATTAAGCGAGTGTTAAATACTGGAAAAAACCGAGTGAATATAGATAGATTTCTCATCGTAACTTTTACTAATGCTGCCGCTAGCGAAATGAAGGAACGCATAGAAATAAAGTTAGGCGATGCATTATCAACCGCTGCCGATGGTGAAGAGGTCGACTATTTACAAAAGCAACTGGGACTTTTGGGAAAGGCATCTATTTCTACCATTCACTCTTTTTGCGGCAAATTAATTAGAACCCATTTTAACGAGCTAGGGCTTGAACCCAATATGCGAACCTGCACCGAGCAAGAAGCCACTTTGTTACAGAACCTGGCAGTAACCGATATATTAACGGCAGCTTTTGAAGAAGAATCCGATGCGTTTTATCAGTTATGCGATGCTTATGGAAGCGTTAATGGGATGGACGCCATCGCTTCTATGATATTGCAAATTTATAAATTTACGCAAAGTACTGTATTTCCGCAAAAGTGGCTGGCCCAACAAGTTGCCACACTCGAAGCTGGTGATAATGCCGCATTTGAAGCAAGTTTAGCAGCAGATCTCAGATTGGAGCTCGAGAGCATTCAAACTCTACTGGAGCGTGCACTTGTAATAGCAAAGAAACCCAACGGACCTTTACATTATGCCGACTCCATAGGGTTTAATCTCCAAAATTTATCGAAGATGGATCTAAGCTCCTTTGCAAACATCGTCTCTGCATTAGCTAACTGCAACATTGCCGCCTTATCTCGCAAGCGTCCTGCTTGTGATCTATCTCTCAAAGATGCCGCAAAGTCTTTGTCCAGTACTGCAACTTCGCGCCTAAAATATTTGCAGGATAACTACGCAATATTGGCCGACCCAACTGTTATTAGCAAAACTGCATCCATTAGTACAATATTCAAGGAGTTGGCACGCCTCGTTACCACATTTGAGACTCGATATGCTGAGAAAAAACAAGACCTCGGAGTTCTCGACTTCAACGATCTCGAGCATTATGCTATCAAATTATTGGTTACCGAATCTGACGGTGCCCTCGCTCCCACCACAGTTGCCAAAGAACTCGGTAAGTATTATTCAGAAATATATATCGATGAGTATCAAGATGTCAACGATGTTCAAGAAACTATTTTATCGGCAATTGCCACAAACGGTGCAACTCGATTTATGGTTGGTGATATCAAACAGAGCATTTACAAATTTAGACTCTCCAACCCCAAGATTTTCCTGGATAAATATAACAGATTTCAGCAATTTTCTCCTACCGCCGCTGCAGATATACGAATCGATTTATCACATAACTTTCGAAGCCGTGCCATAATTTTAGACGCTGCCAACGAAATATTCGAAAGATTGATGCGTCCTGCGGTGGGTGATTTAATCTATGACCAAGCGCAACGACTGTATGCTGGTCGCGAATACGCAACATTTGATGAGACTGCCAAGCAATGCGAACTTCATTTATTGGAGCTTTCCACCCTCGATGCAGATGACGCAGAAGAGCCTTCGAATAAAGCCGAGCTCGAAGCCGCCATGATAGCCAAAATTGTAAAAGATATTTTAGATGGCAATAGCAATCCCAAAATTGTCTATGATAAAGATCTCGATATTTATCGTGCTGTTGAGCCTCGCGATATTGCAATATTAGTGCGTGCAAAAGCTGTTTCTACTGCATTCGAAAACGCATTGTACAAAGTGGGAGTAGATGCTTACGCAGAAATTAGCAAATCGTTTTTTGAAGCTACAGAAGTAGAGCTTATGATCAACTTTCTAAAAATCATCGATAATATAAATCAAGATATTCCTTTCCTTTCTGTATTGCATTCATCGTTATTGGGGCTGGATTTTGACGAGCTATCTGAAATACGCACATATGCAGATGGGAGCTTTTATAATGCATGTGTCGCATATAAACAATTGCACCCACATTCGAAGCTTGCAGATTTTTTTACCGAGATTGAAGGTTTTCGAAAGTTGTCCAAAATGGTTCCCGTGAGTGAACTTATCGACCAAGTTTTTTTACAGACTGGGTATTTGGGATACGTTTCTATGTTAGACCATGGCGCCATTCGTTCTGCCAATCTCAGAATTTTAAAGCAGACTGCCATAGATTTTGAACAAAATACAAAAGTTGGCTTATTTAACTTTCTAATATTTTTGGAGCAATTACGCAACGATGAAGCATCTATACAACAAGCAAAATCAGCTGTAGACCAAAATAATACCGTTAAAATTATGAGTATTCACAAAAGCAAGGGTCTCGAATTTCCTATCGTAATATTGGCAAATGCACACAAGCGATTTAATCAAATGGAGACGTATCAGCCGATTTTGCTTCATAATCAATTAGGCCTGGGAGCGCAATTTAGGGACATGGAAAAATATGTAGATTACACAACTTTGCCCTATTTGGCGATTAAAAATAAGATATTTAACGAAAACATTTCTGAGGAAATACGTATTTTATATGTAGCATTAACGCGTGCCAAAGAAAAGCTTATCGTAACTGCCGTTACAAACAGTTTTGATAGCTTGTTGAGCAATGCTTTGTTACACGCTACCGAGCATATAGATTCGATATTCATACGCAACCAAAACTCTTATCTAAACTGGATAATTCTTGCACTTGCACACCATCCATATACACTAACCGAATCTGTCGCTAATTTTAATGCCGGAACAATGGGCCAATGGATTATCAAGCAATATAGCCGTTTAAGCTTTGCCGATGCAGATGCCGACTTTGTGGAACCCCCTAGTTCAAACGAAGTCATTCAAGATATATTCGACCTAATAGCAACCGACACCTCTAGCAATAGCCTAAAAGATGAGATCTTTGCAAAGTTAGACTATGAATATCGCCATATATTAGATACAACTTTGCCGCAAAAGATTTCTGTATCAGAACTCAAAACCAAAATGAGCGATTCTATCTCTAGCGCACCCTATAGTTCTAATATTCCAAAGTTTATCGCTTCATCAAGCTATGATGGATTATCGCACGGCAATATTATTCACGCAGTATTCCAACATTTGGATTATCTCAAGTATACTGATCACACGTCTATTCGACAAAATATCGAGTCCATGATAGCCCAAAACAAATTGGCCAAGAATACTCTTGCAATAGCTAATATAGATCGACTAGTCTCCTTTGCAAATTCTGCTATAATTAATAGAATGCGTAAAGCAGCGTTTAGTTTTAAAGAGCAACCATTTCTGTATCAGCTTCCCCAATCTGAGGGAAGAAGTCTAATCTCCGGGATAGTCGATGCCTATTTCGAAGAGAATGGCAAAATTATTATTATCGATTACAAAACTGATTCCACAAAAGCTCACACTAAAATTGAAATTGTAGATAGATATCGATTACAAATCCAATGGTATTCTGAGGCTTTACAAAATATTACTCACAAAGTTGTTACTGAACGTTATTTATATTTATATAGCATCGACGAGTTTGTTGCTCTTTAA